A stretch of Fusarium fujikuroi IMI 58289 draft genome, chromosome FFUJ_chr10 DNA encodes these proteins:
- a CDS encoding related to interferon-regulated resistance GTP-binding protein codes for MDVSVDANILEQLNTNETKALHDISDSLSACGVGRIVNLPQIIVVGDQSAGKSSVLEAISHVRFPVQGNLCTRFATELIFRRANETRIDVSVRFEDRSKPAKRFQRTGFCEDDLGDIITEAKECMGFGKAGMEFSKDVLRLEIEGPKMYPLSLVDLPGFFQVATENQSISGKETVDQLVESYMRQKNSIILVVITANNNLANHLALQKAKNIDPERRRTIGVITKPDLTRPGYDAEKEYIKLAKNQEAAHKLQLGWHVLRNRAEDEDSLEGRDKVEDAFFKTGAWATIPSENRGIVSLRKKLSHVLYSHIRNSLPGVITDIETTLRERQEELDRLGKSRSTQEDLRSFLLAIASDFQRLARDGIYGRYNDEFFGGLQDDQRKLRAQLRNFSRAFDHILQTKGSTHVTVSDDESDSEDDEIPVYLEEFLERYPYNPPQPKKITRSELAEQLEKQAAANQGLEFPGTPNKDLAMQLFKQEAAPWRGIAESHVKLVTTVAKAFVDQVFEHVVGSPRTNRTTEAILSTCVDPFFDEKEKVFQEKIDELLRPYVQGYALPLDLLFYDMLSKSSDQKLERRVSAVLQEKYPHLYESNTAKTGDTSKRVDSKSIAQDINEEDDLEDSEFGISKVIDTMLTYYMMSLRTFTDNVINLAVESCLVYDIPDILTPTKVDRMSKERLEELAGESDDTSSRRKSLQEEVEILRQVLAQCRRYKPRAVTPLPSAANEPQGNAPTTSNKVPSENGKKTSPPSVINAPKAQFNGWTAIPDLPKAEDPSKFLNTPAKPSSPAPSVAKPFPTFGGGSGLFGSGVAPPIQFQWNPSNDTKK; via the exons ATGGATGTGTCTGTAGACGCCAACATTCTCGAACAGCTCAATACCAATGAGACTAAAGCCCTCCATGATATAAGCGACAGTCTGAGTGCTTGCGGAGTCGGCCGTATCGTCAACCTTCCGCAAATCATCGTCGTTGGGGATCAATCCGCTGGAAAGTCGTCCGTTCTTGAGGCTATTTCTCATGTTCGCTTTCCGGTTCAAGGGAATCTTTGCACGAGGTTTGCGACTGAGCTCATTTTCCGGCGAGCTAATGAGACTCGAATCGATGTGAGTGTCAGATTTGAAGACAGATCCAAACCAGCAAAGAGATTCCAGAGAACTGGGTTTTGTGAGGATGACTTGGGCGACATCATCACGGAAGCCAAAGAGTGCATGGGCTTTGGCAAGGCCGGGATGGAGTTCTCCAAGGACGTGCTTCGTCTGGAGATTGAAGGGCCGAAGATGTACCCACTGAGTCTCGTTGACCTTCCAGGATTCTTCCAGGTTGCTACCGAAAACCAGTCAATTAGTGGTAAAGAAACGGTCGACCAACTTGTTGAGAGCTACATGCGACAGAAGAACAGTATTATTCTTGTGGTTATCACAGCGAATAACAACCTTGCCAATCACTTAGCCCTTCAGAAAGCTAAGAACATCGATCCGGAACGACGCCGAACCATCGGTGTCATTACGAAGCCTGATTTGACTCGCCCTGGgtatgatgctgagaaggaatACATCAAGCTGGCCAAGAATCAGGAAGCTGCGCATAAGCTGCAGCTTGGGTGGCATGTCCTTCGAAACAGagccgaggatgaggacagCTTGGAAGGTCGAGACAAGGTCGAAGATGCGTTCTTCAAGACGGGTGCTTGGGCAACTATTCCTTCTGAGAATCGTGGCATTGTGAGTTTGCGAAAGAAGCTCAGTCATGTGCTCTATAGTCACATTCGCAACAGTCTGCCTGGAGTCATTACAGACATCGAAACGACGCTTAGAGAACGGCAAGAGGAACTCGATCGTTTGGGAAAGTCTCGATCCACTCAGGAGGACCTTAGGTCTTTTCTGCTTGCCATTGCCAGTGACTTTCAGCGGCTCGCCAGAGATGGCATATACGGCCGATACAATGATGAGTTTTTCGGTGGCTTACAGGACGATCAACGAAAGTTGCGAGCACAGCTGCGGAACTTCAGTCGAGCTTTTGATCATATCCTTCAAACTAAGGGCTCGACCCATGTCACCGTCTCAGATGATGAAAGTGATTCGGAGGACGATGAAATTCCCGTGTATCTCGAGGAGTTTCTGGAACGTTACCCTTACAACCCTCCCCAGCCGAAGAAAATCACGAGAAGCGAGCTCGCTGAGCAACTCGAGAAACAAGCCGCTGCCAACCAAGGACTCGAGTTTCCAGGAACTCCTAACAAGGACCTTGCCATGCAGCTCTTTAAGCAAGAAGCAGCTCCGTGGAGAGGTATTGCCGAGTCACATGTCAAGCTGGTAACGACGGTTGCAAAGGCTTTTGTTGATCAGGTTTTTGAGCATGTTGTTGGATCCCCACGGACAAATCGAACTACTGAGGCGATCTTGTCAACCTGCGTGGACCCATTCTTTgatgaaaaggaaaaggtgTTTCAGGAAAAGATCGACGAACTACTGAGACCTTATGTTCAAGGTTACGCACTTCCTCTTGACTTGTTGTTCTATGACATGCTGTCGAAATCGTCGGATCAGAAGCTGGAGAGACGTGTCTCTGCTGTTCTGCAAGAGAAGTACCCTCATTTATATGAGAGCAACACAGCAAAGACAGGAGATACGAGTAAGAGAGTTGACTCTAAATCAATTGCTCAAGACAtcaatgaggaagatgacctTGAAGATAGTGAGTTTGGGATCAGCAAGGTCATAGACACGATGTTGACATATTATATG ATGTCTCTGCGTACCTTCACCGATAATGTCATCAACCTGGCAGTTGAAAGTTGCCTTGTGTATGATATACCAGATATCCTCACACCCACAAAGGTAGATCGAATGAGTAAGGAAAGACTTGAGGAGTTGGCTGGAGAGTCGGATGATACATCGTCTCGAAGAAAGAGCCTGCAGGAGGAGGTCGAGATCCTCAGACAGGTTTTGGCCCAATGCCGGCGATATAAGCCAAGAGCAGTAACAC CGTTGCCTTCTGCTGCAAATGAGCCTCAAGGCAATGCCCCGACTACATCTAACAAAGTTCCTTCGGAAAACGGCAAGAAGACGAGCCCCCCAAGCGTTATCAACGCTCCTAAAGCTCAGTTCAATGGCTGGACGGCAATCCCCGACTTgcccaaggctgaggatcCTTCCAAGTTCTTGAATACTCCGGCAAAACCATCGAGCCCAGCGCCATCAGTAGCAAAGCCTTTCCCAACCTTCGGAGGCGGCTCTGGGCTATTTGGCTCCGGAGTCGCGCCTCCAATCCAATTTCAGTGGAATCCCTCCAACGACACCAAGAAGTAG